The following proteins come from a genomic window of Bradyrhizobium paxllaeri:
- a CDS encoding DUF4399 domain-containing protein, whose amino-acid sequence MTHRFLPSVLVPFVAGLMHCHAAQAQAGGPTPSPAGAAVYFIGLKDGDTLPPKTTLHFGLRGMGVAPAGSDRANSGHHHLIIDAPTPALNVETPNDFQHLHFGAGQTEAEISLTPGEHTLQLVFADKNHVPHSPPVISERIKVKVAEQTAPAATQTAPPASGGRQPSPKDAKVYFIYPRNGAYISRNPVIRFGLLNMGVAPAGLEKPNTGHHHLLIDTEMPPLDKPTPNDFNHLHFGAGQTEAKITLPVGQHKLRLLFADAAHVPHDPAVYSEVITVNVTESGKPPRKRYKRRHHSWRSY is encoded by the coding sequence ATGACGCATCGCTTCCTGCCATCAGTCCTGGTTCCATTTGTCGCCGGCTTGATGCATTGCCACGCCGCACAGGCCCAGGCTGGCGGACCGACGCCGTCGCCGGCGGGGGCAGCCGTCTATTTCATCGGATTGAAGGACGGCGACACGCTGCCACCCAAGACCACTCTGCATTTCGGCCTGCGTGGCATGGGCGTAGCGCCGGCAGGTTCGGACCGGGCCAATAGCGGTCACCATCACTTGATCATTGACGCGCCGACGCCGGCGCTGAATGTCGAAACCCCCAACGACTTCCAGCACCTGCATTTCGGCGCGGGACAGACCGAGGCCGAGATTTCGCTGACGCCCGGCGAGCACACGCTGCAGCTCGTGTTCGCCGACAAGAATCACGTTCCGCATTCGCCTCCGGTGATATCCGAACGGATCAAGGTTAAGGTAGCCGAGCAGACCGCCCCCGCAGCGACGCAGACGGCACCACCTGCTTCAGGCGGACGTCAACCCTCGCCGAAGGATGCCAAGGTCTATTTCATCTATCCCAGGAACGGCGCCTATATTTCTCGTAACCCGGTTATCCGCTTCGGCCTGCTGAACATGGGCGTGGCACCGGCGGGCTTAGAGAAGCCCAACACCGGCCACCATCATTTGCTCATCGATACCGAGATGCCGCCGCTCGACAAACCGACCCCGAACGACTTCAACCATCTGCATTTCGGCGCCGGCCAGACCGAGGCGAAGATCACCCTGCCGGTCGGCCAGCACAAGCTGCGCCTGCTGTTCGCCGACGCCGCTCACGTGCCGCACGATCCGGCAGTCTACTCGGAAGTCATTACCGTCAACGTGACGGAGAGCGGCAAGCCGCCGCGGAAGCGCTACAAGCGCCGCCATCACTCATGGCGG
- a CDS encoding formylglycine-generating enzyme family protein, whose protein sequence is MGSNETPYEKPEHSISIRKPFAIGRREVTFAEWDQCADAGACKARPDDHGWGRGDRPVINVSWEDAKLFVAWLSQKTGQKYRLPSEAEWEYAARAGTRTPFWWGREVGAGKAQCDTCGSPTKQRVVPAGSFRPNGFGLYDTSGNAAEWVEDCWNDSYRNAPKDGSPWMSGDCRLRVLRGGNFLSKASDVRSPARFRYDVDVRYYANGFRVARELQ, encoded by the coding sequence ATGGGATCCAATGAGACGCCCTATGAGAAGCCCGAGCATTCGATCAGCATTCGCAAGCCCTTCGCCATCGGCCGCCGCGAGGTGACGTTTGCGGAGTGGGATCAGTGCGCAGATGCTGGCGCTTGCAAGGCGCGTCCCGACGATCACGGCTGGGGACGCGGCGACCGCCCAGTGATCAATGTCAGCTGGGAGGACGCCAAGCTCTTCGTCGCCTGGCTGTCGCAGAAGACCGGACAAAAATACCGTCTTCCCAGCGAGGCGGAGTGGGAATATGCCGCGCGCGCGGGGACCAGGACGCCGTTTTGGTGGGGACGAGAGGTAGGCGCGGGTAAGGCACAGTGCGACACCTGCGGCAGTCCGACCAAGCAGCGGGTAGTGCCCGCTGGCTCGTTCCGGCCAAACGGCTTCGGGCTCTACGACACATCAGGCAATGCGGCGGAATGGGTCGAGGATTGTTGGAACGACTCCTATCGCAATGCACCGAAGGACGGTTCGCCCTGGATGTCGGGCGATTGCCGCCTGCGGGTGCTGCGCGGGGGGAACTTCCTGAGCAAGGCCAGCGACGTCAGATCTCCGGCGAGGTTTCGCTACGACGTTGACGTGCGCTACTATGCCAACGGCTTTCGCGTCGCGCGCGAGTTGCAGTGA
- a CDS encoding DUF6894 family protein, which yields MAQVYFHFSNARGVLMDRCGTSVSDLIEACEKATSKVRSVIAATNLEDWRDWALHAIDEAGDEIFILPFAFVLGKPH from the coding sequence ATGGCTCAGGTCTACTTCCATTTCTCCAACGCCCGAGGAGTGTTGATGGATCGTTGCGGTACATCCGTATCCGACCTGATCGAGGCGTGCGAGAAGGCCACCAGCAAGGTGCGATCGGTCATCGCAGCAACCAACCTTGAAGATTGGCGTGATTGGGCCTTGCATGCCATCGATGAGGCCGGCGATGAAATTTTCATCTTGCCCTTCGCATTCGTGCTCGGCAAGCCACACTGA
- a CDS encoding NHLP bacteriocin export ABC transporter permease/ATPase subunit — protein sequence MTDRFASENFVGHQREVPIGLLHRTALDARRPMLLSDHEHILQVAAGHVDLFAVQPTGTRQHLFRVETGDGILDLHNACETSGSRLQIIAVGAPGTELLEVPRSAASFERVSGWIAHLATFMARSAASETISEQVIGEAIELQPGERRRSPMRDLVWAHLETGTAKLMSLGPSFAPGQPPLPLTGGVWVEAGEHGCKLRLDANPPDALLLWPAIDRFQLAVIGHLECSLAEGAIREREQLARRGELIASQTLDSFERLSDIVVRKRDRAQSEWDPADPLLCSCRIVGEELGIPITLSQRAQPAGQAFSEILDIARTAQLRVRRVVLRDVWWKTDVGPLLGWLGDQRSPVALVRNRANTYTMFDPKGGRHRLVDRSVAGELNPEAIAFYPALPPHPLRYRDLLTFAWRGVSGSIARIALAVLVIGLLSLVPPLLTNVLVSSVIPRTEIDQLVVCALALTVTAMAMASLQMMQGRVTLRLEGLLDYKLQAALIDRLLRLPTSLFREHTSGDLVDRAMGINAARRIFTGRVLRGFTASFFCLFSIGLMLYYDLRLGSIALLLTMIRAAVILATSALRLYYETRHFNLQGTANGFVLQLITGVSKLRVAGATARALARWSQQFAVQRRYFIVSQQAANALSTFDTAFPMLATLTIFALASYTNSRVLLDLGAFLGFLTAFGQTMAAIGTWASSVSESLVAIPHLTRLKPVISTSAEISGERRSPGELSGEIELSGVVFRYARGGPKVLDDVSLSIATGDYVAIVGPSGSGKSSLFRLLLGFERAEAGTVFYDGKALNTLDISAVRRQLGVVLQDTKLATGSLYENICGGVDLPLEKAWEAARLAALDADIAQMPMGMHTLVAEGVSTLSGGQRQRLLIARALARSPRILLFDEATSALDNQTQSIVGASLERLSITRIVIAHRLSTVRNADRIVMLSRGKIVQTGSFAELMSEPGPFSDFAERQLVEPAHR from the coding sequence ATGACGGATCGATTTGCCAGCGAAAATTTCGTTGGGCATCAACGCGAGGTGCCGATCGGCCTGTTGCACCGGACTGCGCTCGATGCGCGTCGCCCGATGCTTCTCAGCGACCACGAACACATTCTTCAAGTGGCCGCCGGTCACGTCGATTTGTTTGCAGTTCAGCCGACAGGCACGCGCCAGCATTTGTTTCGTGTCGAAACCGGCGACGGCATTCTGGACCTGCACAATGCCTGCGAAACCTCAGGCAGCCGGTTGCAAATCATCGCGGTCGGAGCCCCTGGGACAGAGCTTTTGGAGGTGCCGCGCAGTGCCGCGTCCTTTGAACGTGTGTCTGGCTGGATTGCCCACTTGGCGACGTTCATGGCCCGCTCGGCGGCAAGCGAGACCATTTCCGAGCAGGTGATCGGTGAAGCGATTGAACTGCAGCCGGGCGAGCGCCGTCGCAGTCCGATGCGGGACCTCGTATGGGCACACCTCGAAACCGGGACGGCAAAGCTCATGAGCCTTGGCCCGAGCTTCGCTCCCGGGCAGCCTCCTCTCCCTTTGACCGGTGGAGTGTGGGTGGAAGCAGGCGAGCACGGGTGCAAATTGCGTCTCGACGCGAATCCGCCGGATGCCCTGCTCCTCTGGCCCGCGATTGATCGATTCCAGCTCGCAGTTATTGGCCATCTTGAGTGCAGCCTGGCAGAGGGCGCCATTCGAGAGCGGGAACAGCTAGCCCGGCGTGGCGAACTCATTGCGTCGCAAACGCTCGATTCGTTTGAGCGCCTCTCTGATATCGTGGTCAGAAAACGCGATCGCGCGCAATCCGAGTGGGACCCGGCGGACCCGCTGCTTTGCAGTTGCCGCATCGTCGGAGAAGAACTGGGAATACCGATTACGCTCTCTCAGCGAGCTCAGCCCGCAGGACAGGCCTTCAGCGAGATTTTGGACATCGCTCGCACGGCCCAATTGCGGGTCCGCCGTGTGGTCCTGCGCGATGTCTGGTGGAAGACCGATGTTGGACCGCTCCTCGGTTGGCTTGGAGACCAACGCAGTCCAGTGGCGCTGGTGCGCAATCGGGCGAACACCTACACGATGTTCGATCCGAAAGGCGGAAGGCATCGCTTGGTCGATCGCTCCGTTGCCGGCGAGCTCAATCCGGAGGCCATCGCTTTCTATCCAGCGTTGCCACCCCACCCTCTTCGATACCGCGATCTGCTTACCTTCGCGTGGCGAGGCGTCTCAGGCAGCATCGCGCGCATCGCGTTGGCTGTTCTGGTAATCGGGCTACTGTCGCTGGTGCCGCCATTGCTGACGAATGTCCTGGTCAGTTCGGTTATCCCGCGCACCGAGATCGATCAGCTCGTTGTTTGTGCGCTTGCGCTGACGGTCACCGCTATGGCGATGGCCAGTCTGCAGATGATGCAGGGACGGGTCACGTTAAGGCTCGAAGGTCTGCTCGACTATAAGCTGCAGGCCGCGCTGATCGACCGACTGCTCCGCCTACCCACCTCTCTGTTTCGCGAACATACAAGCGGCGACTTGGTCGATCGCGCCATGGGCATCAACGCCGCTCGCCGGATCTTCACCGGACGCGTGCTGCGCGGCTTTACGGCCTCGTTCTTTTGTCTCTTCAGCATTGGGCTGATGCTCTACTATGACCTCCGTCTGGGCAGCATTGCACTGCTGCTCACGATGATTAGAGCGGCTGTGATTCTTGCCACGAGCGCCCTGCGACTCTACTATGAAACCAGGCATTTCAACCTGCAAGGCACGGCCAACGGCTTTGTGCTGCAGTTGATTACGGGAGTCAGCAAGTTGCGCGTGGCAGGCGCAACGGCGCGCGCGTTAGCGCGATGGTCGCAACAATTTGCCGTACAGAGGCGCTATTTCATCGTCTCGCAGCAAGCGGCCAACGCGCTGAGCACCTTTGACACCGCCTTTCCGATGCTGGCGACATTGACCATCTTTGCGCTTGCCTCCTACACAAACAGTCGCGTCCTGCTCGATCTCGGCGCTTTTCTCGGCTTTCTGACGGCGTTCGGACAGACCATGGCCGCGATCGGCACTTGGGCCTCGAGCGTCAGCGAATCGCTGGTGGCGATTCCACACCTCACCCGCCTGAAGCCCGTGATTTCCACCTCGGCCGAGATCTCCGGGGAACGGCGATCGCCTGGAGAACTATCCGGAGAGATCGAACTTTCCGGCGTGGTCTTCCGCTATGCGCGAGGCGGGCCGAAGGTCCTGGATGACGTCAGCCTAAGCATTGCGACCGGTGACTACGTCGCGATCGTCGGTCCCTCAGGCAGCGGGAAATCGTCGCTCTTTCGTTTGCTGCTCGGTTTTGAGCGGGCGGAAGCCGGCACGGTGTTTTACGACGGCAAGGCGCTCAACACGCTCGACATCAGCGCGGTACGCCGTCAGCTTGGGGTGGTGCTGCAAGATACCAAGCTCGCAACCGGAAGCCTTTACGAAAACATCTGCGGCGGCGTTGATTTGCCGCTGGAGAAGGCGTGGGAGGCCGCCCGACTGGCGGCGCTGGATGCCGACATCGCGCAGATGCCGATGGGCATGCATACGCTGGTTGCGGAAGGCGTGAGTACGCTGTCAGGCGGTCAGCGGCAGCGACTATTGATCGCCCGGGCTCTTGCGCGTTCGCCACGGATTCTTCTGTTTGATGAGGCAACCAGCGCGCTCGACAACCAAACCCAAAGCATCGTCGGCGCCTCGCTGGAACGACTGAGCATCACGCGGATTGTGATTGCACATCGCCTCAGCACCGTCCGCAATGCAGATCGTATTGTCATGCTCTCGCGCGGCAAAATCGTGCAAACGGGAAGCTTCGCAGAGCTCATGAGCGAGCCGGGGCCGTTTTCGGATTTTGCCGAGCGGCAGTTGGTCGAACCGGCTCATCGCTAG